Proteins from a genomic interval of Burkholderia cepacia GG4:
- a CDS encoding catalase family peroxidase encodes MKQSSSSSPPREPGRGWWRWTVIGGAVAGVAVAFGYVGGWLAPARLTPHRLVDALQMAGGEHPGFRRNHAKGVCVTGYFEGNGAASAYSVAPFFKAVRTPVVGRFALPGGNPYAPDSSVPIRSLALKLTASDGQQWRTGMNAMPVFPVATPKAFYAQLLATRPDPATGKPDPAKVKAFFGAHPETAAFRTWVKGAKPSASYVTESYYGLNAFYFVDAAGKRQAVRWRVVPEQTAGAGDVATAADPNVLQQDLTRRIADGAQKWKLLVTLAEPGDAVDDATKVWPAQRTTIDAGTLVLDRVEQQDSGPCRDVNYDPTVLPQGIQVSGDPLLAARSAAYADSYLRRTSEEAGVAGAARLSAEGR; translated from the coding sequence ATGAAGCAATCTTCCTCTTCTTCGCCGCCGCGCGAGCCCGGGCGCGGGTGGTGGCGCTGGACCGTGATCGGCGGCGCGGTGGCTGGCGTGGCCGTGGCGTTCGGGTATGTCGGCGGCTGGCTTGCGCCGGCGCGTCTGACCCCGCACCGGCTCGTCGACGCGCTGCAGATGGCCGGCGGCGAGCATCCGGGCTTCCGCCGCAATCACGCGAAAGGCGTGTGCGTGACCGGTTACTTTGAAGGCAACGGCGCCGCGAGCGCGTATTCGGTCGCGCCGTTCTTCAAGGCGGTGCGCACGCCGGTGGTCGGGCGCTTCGCGTTGCCGGGCGGGAATCCGTACGCACCCGACAGCAGCGTGCCGATCCGCAGCCTCGCGCTGAAGCTCACCGCGTCGGACGGCCAGCAATGGCGGACCGGGATGAACGCGATGCCCGTGTTTCCGGTGGCGACGCCGAAGGCGTTCTACGCGCAGCTGCTGGCGACCCGGCCGGATCCGGCGACGGGCAAGCCCGATCCGGCGAAGGTGAAGGCGTTTTTCGGTGCGCATCCGGAGACGGCCGCGTTCCGCACCTGGGTGAAGGGTGCGAAGCCGAGCGCGAGCTACGTCACCGAAAGCTATTACGGGCTGAACGCGTTTTACTTCGTCGACGCGGCCGGCAAGCGCCAGGCGGTGCGGTGGCGGGTCGTGCCGGAGCAGACGGCCGGCGCCGGCGACGTCGCGACCGCCGCGGATCCCAATGTATTGCAGCAGGACCTGACGCGACGCATCGCGGACGGTGCGCAGAAGTGGAAGCTGCTGGTCACGCTGGCGGAGCCGGGCGACGCGGTGGACGACGCGACGAAGGTCTGGCCGGCGCAGCGGACCACGATCGATGCGGGGACGCTCGTCCTCGATCGGGTGGAGCAGCAGGACAGCGGGCCGTGCCGCGATGTGAATTACGACCCGACGGTGTTGCCGCAGGGCATTCAGGTGTCAGGCGATCCGTTGCTGGCGGCGCGGTCGGCGGCCTATGCGGATTCGTATCTACGCAGGACGAGTGAAGAGGCCGGCGTGGCCGGCGCGGCGCGGTTGAGTGCGGAG
- a CDS encoding anti-sigma factor family protein, with translation MNNLHPDEHDLQAYVDGQLDDDARAAVERYLALHPESAEQVKQWQQDAQRLRAALEGVRMPGENPELDPAAIRARRAERSRMRFAMAASFVFCIGLGTFGGWQARGWNAPPAVAPMSDAVEAYRMMVVDRAAKVDFRPTGAGDLQTWLTSRVGASARLPDLSAAGFRPVGGRLFATGHGAAAMVLYQDDAGRTLSFYLRPPESAHRLMEAGQRVDGALLARYGSVNGLNFAVVGPADSLGEQAIVRALDAQT, from the coding sequence ATGAACAACCTCCATCCCGACGAACACGATCTCCAGGCCTATGTCGACGGCCAGCTCGACGACGACGCGCGCGCCGCGGTCGAGCGCTATCTCGCGCTGCATCCGGAGAGTGCGGAACAGGTGAAGCAATGGCAGCAGGATGCGCAGCGGTTGCGGGCCGCGCTGGAGGGCGTGCGGATGCCTGGCGAGAACCCCGAGCTCGATCCTGCGGCAATTCGTGCGCGGCGCGCGGAGCGTTCGCGGATGCGGTTCGCGATGGCGGCTTCGTTCGTGTTCTGCATCGGGCTGGGCACGTTCGGCGGGTGGCAGGCGCGCGGCTGGAACGCGCCGCCGGCCGTTGCGCCGATGAGCGATGCGGTCGAGGCTTACCGGATGATGGTGGTCGATCGGGCCGCGAAGGTGGATTTCCGGCCGACGGGTGCGGGAGATTTGCAAACCTGGCTCACCAGCCGCGTGGGCGCGTCGGCGAGGCTGCCGGATTTGAGCGCGGCGGGGTTCAGGCCGGTTGGCGGGCGTCTGTTTGCAACCGGGCATGGCGCGGCTGCGATGGTGCTCTATCAGGACGACGCGGGACGCACGCTGAGCTTCTACCTGCGGCCGCCGGAATCCGCGCACCGGTTGATGGAAGCCGGCCAACGGGTCGATGGCGCGTTGCTGGCGCGGTATGGGTCGGTGAACGGACTCAACTTCGCCGTGGTCGGACCGGCGGATAGTCTCGGGGAACAAGCGATCGTGCGGGCGCTCGACGCGCAGACCTGA
- a CDS encoding sigma-70 family RNA polymerase sigma factor, which translates to MPPHAPDDDALRELIPRLRRFALWLARDVHAADDLVQSTLERALSRWTSRRDDASLRSWLFTILYRQFLDGKRSAKRYAWLLGRIRSDDEPHWPSAEREVTARATLEAFGRLSDEQRSLLLLVAVEGFTYQEVADLLDVPIGTVMSRLSRARQALRQLSDGELPAPSLRLMK; encoded by the coding sequence ATGCCACCACACGCCCCCGACGACGACGCGTTACGCGAACTCATCCCCAGGCTGCGACGCTTCGCGCTCTGGCTGGCGCGCGACGTCCACGCGGCCGACGATCTCGTGCAGTCGACGCTCGAGCGCGCGCTGTCGCGCTGGACGAGCCGCCGCGACGACGCGTCGCTGCGCAGCTGGCTCTTCACGATCCTTTACCGGCAGTTTCTCGACGGCAAACGCAGCGCGAAGCGCTACGCGTGGCTGCTCGGCCGCATCCGCAGCGACGACGAGCCGCACTGGCCGTCCGCCGAACGCGAAGTGACCGCGCGCGCGACGCTCGAGGCGTTTGGCCGCCTGTCCGACGAACAGCGCAGCCTGCTGCTGCTGGTCGCGGTCGAGGGCTTCACCTATCAGGAAGTCGCCGACCTGCTCGACGTGCCGATCGGCACCGTGATGTCGCGACTCTCCCGCGCGCGCCAGGCGCTGCGCCAGCTCAGCGACGGCGAGCTTCCTGCCCCTTCTTTGCGGTTGATGAAATGA